GGTGATCGGCAGCGCGAAGTCGGTGTCGGTCGGCACCGCGCGGTCGCCGAGCATGAGATGATCCGGCGCGATCGTCAGCGGCTTGTCGAGCGCGCGCGTTGCCACGCGCAGCGGGAACGACAGCTCGACCTTGTCGCGCGTCCGGAACAGCATCGGCACCGAGAGCGGCGAGCCCGATTGTCCCGTTGCGACGTTGACGACGCCGACCTCGGCATGGTCGGCGAACGCCGGCAGCGGCAACAGGAAGCGCTCGGCCTGCGGCAGGACGGCGAGGGGACCTTCGCTGCCGGGCGCCACGGTCTCGCTGGCGGACGGGAAGATCGCCGCGGCGGCGAGCACCATGGGGCCGGTGGCGAGCGTGTTCGCCAACGTGGCATCGCCGATCGCGGCGCTGCGGTCGACCAGGAGCAAGTCGATCGCGATGACCTTCGGCTTGAACTGCACGATGGTGTCGACGACGCGGGCGAGATCGGCGCGCGGCAGCGGATAGCTGCCGCCGCGTTTGATCACGGTGTCGTCGATCGCGACGATGGTGACGAGATCGGGCGCATGCTGCACGCCGCGCACCTGGGTCCGCAGATCGGTCAGCGTTGCCTCGATCCGGTCGAGAAACTGCAAATGGCCGTTGGCGTGAGCGGCATAGATGCCCGCGCCCCACAGCGCGGTGAGAACGAGTGCCACCAGGATCTGAACGCGTCGGCTACTCATGCGATCGTTTTTGTGGTCGTTCTGCAATCTTCCAGTGTCCAAATCTCATTCGCCGGGCCGTGACTGATCCAGGCCTATCGTTTCGAATCTTATTGTCCGAGCCTCGCCATCAGCGCGTCGACGCGCGCCTGGCCCCATGTCTTGACGGTCAGCGGACCGGTTGCCTCGACGTCGACGCCTTCGCCGGGGCCCAATACGACGCCGCGCCCGCGAGTCCTGCGGCTCACGCCGACACGGCCGTCGGCGACGAACACGGAGGTCTTGGCCTCGGCGACATCGACCGCCCATTTGGTGCCGCGCACGGCGGCGATCGCCTGCGGCGTCAGCACCTTGAAGGGGTTGCCGCCGGGCTTCTTGGGCACCTCGATCAGCAGCGCCTTGCTGCTCAACTCCACGGAGTCAATATGTCCGTCGCGGTTGGCGTCCTTAAGTTCAAATCTGGCGCCATTTTCCGCAACG
This is a stretch of genomic DNA from Bradyrhizobium sp. CB2312. It encodes these proteins:
- a CDS encoding FecR domain-containing protein is translated as MRRFSRAGFFALAWSFLLIGSATAQPAANAGCTASPAAAGTQLWRCDNGITIVAENGARFELKDANRDGHIDSVELSSKALLIEVPKKPGGNPFKVLTPQAIAAVRGTKWAVDVAEAKTSVFVADGRVGVSRRTRGRGVVLGPGEGVDVEATGPLTVKTWGQARVDALMARLGQ